The following is a genomic window from Roseitalea porphyridii.
ACGGTTTCGTCGTGCCGCACGCCGACGCCCACCAGAACGAATATCTGCCCCCGCACGCCGAACGGCTCGCCTGGCTGACCGGCTTCACCGGCTCGGCCGGCACGGCCGTGGTTCTGACCGATACGGCCCATGTGTTCGTCGACGGCCGCTACACGCTGCAGCTCCGCCAGCAGGCCGACATGAACGTCTTCACGCCGCAGAGCCTGACCGACACGCCGCCCCATCAATGGCTCGCGGACAATCTGGCCAAGGGAACGCGTCTGGGCTTCGATCCTTGGCTGCACACGATCGGCGAGGCAAAGCGCCTCGAGCAGGCATGCGCAAAGGCCGACGCGGAACTGATCGCGGTTTCAGACAACCCGGTCGACGCGGTCTGGGCCGACGCCCCGCCGCCGCCGGCCGCGCCGGTGCGGCTCCATCCGATCGAACGCGCCGGCAAGAGCGCCAAGGCCAAGCTGCGCGCGATGGCGCGCACGGTGCGCCAGGCGGGTGCGGCGGCAACCGTGCTGACCGATCCGGCGTCGGTGTGCTGGGCGTTCAACATACGCGGCGCCGACGTGGTGCACACGCCGCTGGCGCTCGCCTGGGCGATCGTTCCGGCGCGCGGCGCCCCCCAACTGTTCATCGATCCGGCCAAGCACGCCGGCGCCGTCACCGACCATCTGCGGGACCATGCCGACCTTCAGTCGCCCGAAGCGTTCGAGGCCGCGCTTTCCGACCTGGGCCGCACCGCCACAAGGCCCGTCATGCTCGATCCGGCCCGCGCCGCCGCTGCGATCGCCGCGATCGTCGAGGACGCCGGCGGGACCGTCATCGAGGGCACCGATCCGGCGGTGCTGCCGCGTGCCGCCAAGAACCGGTCCGAGCGCAAGGGCGCCGTCGAGGCGCACCGGCGCGACGGCGCCGCCATGGCGACATTCCTGGCCTGGCTCGACGCGCAGGATCCCGCTTCCCTGAACGAGATCGCCATCGTCGAAAAGCTCGAACGGGTGCGGACCGAAACCGGCGAACGGCTCGGCATGCCGCTGCGCGAGATCGCCTTCGACACGATCTGCGGCGCCGGGCCCCATGGGGCGATCGTCCATTACCGGGTCGACGAGAAATCGAACCGCGCGGTGGCGCCGGGCGACCTGATCCTGATCGATTCGGGCGCCCAGTACGAGGACGGCACCACCGACATAACCCGCGTGATCGCCACCGGCGAGGCGAGCGAGGACCAGCGCCACCATTTCACGCTGGTCCTCAAGGGCATGATCGCGATGAGCCAGGCGCGCTTTCCCGAGGGCACGCGCGGCGTCGATCTGGACGTTCTGGCGCGGCGGCCGCTCTGGGCGGCGGGTCTCGACTACGGCCACGGCACCGGCCATGGCGTCGGCTCCTATCTGGGCGTGCACGAGGGGCCGCAGAACCTGTCGCGGCGCGGCATGGCCGTCCTCGAGGAAGGCATGATCGTCTCCAACGAGCCCGGCTACTATGTCGAGGGCAGCCACGGCATCCGCATCGAGAACCTGGTCATGGTCGCGCCGGCAAAGGTCCCCGAAGGCGGCGAGAAGCCCATGCATGCCTTCACCACGCTGACGCTGTGCCCGATCGACCGGCGGCTGATCGCGCCAAAACTGCTCGACCGCGCCGAACGGCGCTGGCTGAACCGCTACCACGCCCGCGTCCGGCGCGAACTGTCCAAACTGATCGACGATCCGGCCGTGCTCGGCTGGCTCGAACGGGCGACCGCCCCGGTGCGTTGAGCGCCGCCCCGGGCCGTTTCCTTGCCGCTGCGGCCGTTTCGCGCTAACACCGCAGTGCCCGTCACTTCCAGGTGCGCAGCCGCACCCTTCCGATCCGCCCGCCGGCATTCGTTGCCGGCCACGCCCGGCGGTCTCCCCTGGCCCATTGGAACAGATCGTTCTTTCGTGACGGAGCGGGCCGCCCCGTCCGGGCATGGCGCTTGGGAAGCCGACAGTCGGCTCGCGCCCAAACAAGAACAAGGAGAACTCCATGACCCGCCTTTCCCTGCTCGCCGCAACGGCCACGCTCGCGCTATCGGTCGGCACGCTGCCGGCCAAGGCCGATTGCGGCGAGGTTTCGATCACCCAGATGGACTGGGCCTCGGCCGCCATCGTCACCGCGGTGTCGAGCTTCCTGATGGAAAACGGCTATGGCTGCGACGTGACCACTGTGCCGTCGTCGGCGACGCCGGCGCTTGCATCGGTCGCCGAGAACGGCAACCCCGACATCGTCACCGAACTGTGGACCAACGCGGCGCCGGCCTATGCCCGGCTGCGCGACGCCGGCAAGGTGGTCGAACTGAACAAGGTGCTGTCCGATGGCGGCGTCGAGGGCTGGTGGGTGCCCGACTATGTGGTCGAGGAGAACCCCGAGGCCGCAACGCTCGAAGGCATCCTGGCCAATCCCGATCTGGTCGGCGGCCGCTTCCACAACTGTCCCGACAACTGGACCTGCCGGACCGTCAACGACAACATCAACCGGGTCGTCGACATGGAAGACGCCGGCATCGAGATCTTCAACCACGGCTCGGGCGAAACGCTCGCCGCCTCGATCGCCTCGGCCTACACGGACGGCGAACCTTGGTTCGGCTATTACTGGGCGCCGACCGCCGTGCTCGGCAAGTACCCCATGGTGCTGGTCGAGACCGCGCCGCATGATCCCGACATCCACGCCTGCAACGCCTCGGGCGAGGACTGCGCCGAGCCGGGCCTTTCGGCCTATCCACGCGCCGACGTGATCACCGCGGTGACCACCGACTTCGCCGAGCGCGAGCCGCAGATCGCCGAACTGATGTCGAACGTTGCCTTCACCAACGACCAGATGAACGGCCTTCTGGCCTGGCAGGACGAAAACAACGCCTCCCCCGAGGAAGCGGCCGTTCATTTCCTGCAGTCCTCGCCGGATATCTGGAGCGGCTGGCTGAACGAGGAAGCACGCGAAAAGCTCGGCGCGCTGCTTCAGTAACGCCGGTGCGGGGCCGCGACCGCCGTGGCCCCGCTACATCACCTGCCTGAGCCCGAAGATCAGCGCCCAGCAGATCGCCAGCATGGCGAGCGGCGGCAGGCGCAGGGCGAGGACGATCGCCACCGCGATCGTGATCGCCTCGGCGAGGCCGTAGAAGGCCGCATAGGGCGCGACGATCGCCGTCAGCACGGCGGCGGGCACCGCGTTCAGCGCCGCTCCCAGACGCGGCGGGATGGCGGCGAAGCGCGACAGCACGGCATGACCGCCGATCCGGGTCAGATAGGTCGCGACCGCGCCCGCAAGGATGATCCACACCGTCGTCGACATCGGCTCACACCACCAGCTTGTGGCCGGGGCGCACGCCGATCACCGCGGCCACGATGACGCCGGCAAGCCCGCCGAGACTGACATGCCAGGGGCTGCCGACCAGATGATAGGCGACGACCGAGGCGAGCGCGCTGGCGAGCACCACCGGCAGCCAGTTGGCGCGGCCGCGAAAGCCCATCACCATGCCCAGAAAATAGAGCGGCAACAGGAAGTCGATCCCGTAGGCGGCCGGATCGTCGATCAGCCCGCCGAACACCGCGCCGACATAGGCTTCGAGCACCCACATCACGTAGACCGGCAGCGCCAGCCCCAGATACCAGGCGAACGGCGTCGGCACGCCGGCCTCGGCGCGCTGCTCGGTGACCGCGAATTGCGGATCGGTCATCAGGAAGAAGGCCAGCGCCTTGCGCGGCCGACTGTAGGCGCGGATCGTCTGGCCCATCGTCGCCGAATAGAGCACGTGCCGGAAATTGACCGCCAGGATCGACAGCACGATCACCCAGGCCGGAATGTCCGAGCCGAAAAGTTCGATGCCGACCATCTGGCTGGCGCCGGCATAGAGCAGCGCGCTCATCAGCGTCGCCTCGAACGCGTTCATCCCGTTCTCGGCGGCCAGCGCCCCGAACAGCAGCCCGAACGGCGCGACGGCGAAGATGACCGGGACGGCATCGCGCACGCCGCGCATGAACTCGGATCGGGACGATGCCATGAAGAACTCCGCCGCCCCGGTTAGCCGAAACGGCTCGGGCCTGTCACGCCAGATTTTGTCACCGCAACAATCACCCTGGCTGATCGCGCGGGCGCGCCGCCGCTCAAAGCCCCTCGGTGCGGGCGAACCATTCGGCCTCGTCGATCACCTCGACGCCCAGCTCCTCCGCCTTCTTCAGCTTGGAGCCGGCGCCCGGTCCGGCGACCACCAGATCGGTCTTCGAGGAGACCGAGCCCGAGGCCTTCGCGCCGAGCCGGTCTGCCATCGCCTTGGCTTCGTCCCGGCTCATCCGTTCCAGCGAGCCGGTGAAGACGATGGTCTGGCCGGCGAACGGGCTTTCGGCGGCAGGCCGCTCGGCGTCCTCGACGGTGAGCTGGGCGATCAGATCCTCGACCATCCGAAGGTTGTGTTCCTCGCCGAAATAGCGCGCGACCGCATCGACGACCGCCGCGCCGATATCCTCGATCGCGTCCATGTCCTCGCGTGCGGCCTCATCGCCCCCGGCGATCTTCCGTGCCGCGTCCTCGAACGCATCCCACGAGCCATAGGCCCGCGCCAGCGCCCGCGCCGTCGTCTCGCCGACATGGCGGATGCCGAGCCCGAAGATCACCCGTTCGAGCGGGATCGTCCGCCGCGCCTCGATCGCTTCGAACAGGTTCTTCGCCGAGGTCTCGCCATAGCCCTCACGGTTCTTCAGCTTGGTCAGTTCGGACGCGGCATCCCGCTCTTCGAGCGTGAAGATGTCGGCCGGCGCGCGGATGCGCAGCGGGTCGTCTTCGGGCAGATCGTAGAAATATTCGATCTGTCTGTCGCCGAGCCCATCGATGTCGAACGCCTTGCGCGAGACGAACAGCTTCAGATGTTCCTTGCGCTGGAACGGGCAGGCGAATTCGCCCGAGCAGCGCCGCACCACGCCCTCGGTGCCGCCGGCGGTCGCCTCGCGCACGATCGGCGTCTGAAGCGGACACGGGCACGTCTCGGGAAACTCGAACGCCTCGGCGTCGTCCGGCCGCTTTTCGGGCACGTAGCCCAGGATCTGCGGGATGACGTCGCCTGCGCGCTGCACGGTTACCGTGTCGCCGATCTTGACGCCGAGCCGGACGATCTCCTCGGCATTGTGAAGCGTTGCGTTCTCGACCACCACGCCGCCGACGGTCACCGGCTCGAGCCGCGCCACAGGGGTGAGCGCGCCGGTGCGGCCGACCTGGATGTCGATGGCGTTCAGGCGCGTCATCGCCTTTTCGGCCGGGAACTTGTGGGCGATCGCCCAGCGCGGCGACCGCGAGACGTAGCCGAGCCGCTGCTGCAGGCCCAGATCGTCGACCTTGTAGACCACGCCGTCGATGTCGTAGTCGAGATCGCCGCGCTCGACCTCGATGCGCCGGTAGTGCTCGAGCAGCGCCTCGGCGCTGTCGCACACGGCCATCAGCGCATTGGTGACGAAGCCATATTCGGCGAGTTTTTCGACCATGCCCATCTGCGTGTCCGCCGGCATGTCGCTGACCTCGCCCCAGGCATAGGCGAAGAACTTGAGCGGCCGCGCGGCGGTGATCGACGCGTCGAGCTGGCGCAGCGAGCCCGCCGCCGTGTTGCGCGGATTGACATAGGTGGGCTTGCCGGCCTCCTCCTGCCGGCGGTTCAGTTCGGCGAAATCGGCCTTCGTCAGATAGACCTCGCCGCGCACCTCGAATGTTTCGGGCGGCGTGCCGGCGAGATCCTCGGGAATGTCCTCGATGGTCCTGGCGTTGGCGGTGACGTTTTCGCCGAC
Proteins encoded in this region:
- a CDS encoding aminopeptidase P family protein produces the protein MFQSFATRSDPTTGRPRLAVLREQLAAMGLDGFVVPHADAHQNEYLPPHAERLAWLTGFTGSAGTAVVLTDTAHVFVDGRYTLQLRQQADMNVFTPQSLTDTPPHQWLADNLAKGTRLGFDPWLHTIGEAKRLEQACAKADAELIAVSDNPVDAVWADAPPPPAAPVRLHPIERAGKSAKAKLRAMARTVRQAGAAATVLTDPASVCWAFNIRGADVVHTPLALAWAIVPARGAPQLFIDPAKHAGAVTDHLRDHADLQSPEAFEAALSDLGRTATRPVMLDPARAAAAIAAIVEDAGGTVIEGTDPAVLPRAAKNRSERKGAVEAHRRDGAAMATFLAWLDAQDPASLNEIAIVEKLERVRTETGERLGMPLREIAFDTICGAGPHGAIVHYRVDEKSNRAVAPGDLILIDSGAQYEDGTTDITRVIATGEASEDQRHHFTLVLKGMIAMSQARFPEGTRGVDLDVLARRPLWAAGLDYGHGTGHGVGSYLGVHEGPQNLSRRGMAVLEEGMIVSNEPGYYVEGSHGIRIENLVMVAPAKVPEGGEKPMHAFTTLTLCPIDRRLIAPKLLDRAERRWLNRYHARVRRELSKLIDDPAVLGWLERATAPVR
- a CDS encoding ABC transporter substrate-binding protein, whose amino-acid sequence is MTRLSLLAATATLALSVGTLPAKADCGEVSITQMDWASAAIVTAVSSFLMENGYGCDVTTVPSSATPALASVAENGNPDIVTELWTNAAPAYARLRDAGKVVELNKVLSDGGVEGWWVPDYVVEENPEAATLEGILANPDLVGGRFHNCPDNWTCRTVNDNINRVVDMEDAGIEIFNHGSGETLAASIASAYTDGEPWFGYYWAPTAVLGKYPMVLVETAPHDPDIHACNASGEDCAEPGLSAYPRADVITAVTTDFAEREPQIAELMSNVAFTNDQMNGLLAWQDENNASPEEAAVHFLQSSPDIWSGWLNEEAREKLGALLQ
- a CDS encoding AzlD family protein → MSTTVWIILAGAVATYLTRIGGHAVLSRFAAIPPRLGAALNAVPAAVLTAIVAPYAAFYGLAEAITIAVAIVLALRLPPLAMLAICWALIFGLRQVM
- a CDS encoding AzlC family ABC transporter permease, translated to MASSRSEFMRGVRDAVPVIFAVAPFGLLFGALAAENGMNAFEATLMSALLYAGASQMVGIELFGSDIPAWVIVLSILAVNFRHVLYSATMGQTIRAYSRPRKALAFFLMTDPQFAVTEQRAEAGVPTPFAWYLGLALPVYVMWVLEAYVGAVFGGLIDDPAAYGIDFLLPLYFLGMVMGFRGRANWLPVVLASALASVVAYHLVGSPWHVSLGGLAGVIVAAVIGVRPGHKLVV
- the ligA gene encoding NAD-dependent DNA ligase LigA, with amino-acid sequence MTKDASDKPVESLTEAEAAAELARLSEEIARHDVAYHGEDAPIIADADYDALKRRNLAIEARFAHLKRSDSPSEQVGAAVSEKFEKIAHRVPMLSLDNAFNDQDVHDFVARIRRFLKLGAETPLRLTAEPKIDGLSLSLRYEGGKLAYAATRGNGAVGENVTANARTIEDIPEDLAGTPPETFEVRGEVYLTKADFAELNRRQEEAGKPTYVNPRNTAAGSLRQLDASITAARPLKFFAYAWGEVSDMPADTQMGMVEKLAEYGFVTNALMAVCDSAEALLEHYRRIEVERGDLDYDIDGVVYKVDDLGLQQRLGYVSRSPRWAIAHKFPAEKAMTRLNAIDIQVGRTGALTPVARLEPVTVGGVVVENATLHNAEEIVRLGVKIGDTVTVQRAGDVIPQILGYVPEKRPDDAEAFEFPETCPCPLQTPIVREATAGGTEGVVRRCSGEFACPFQRKEHLKLFVSRKAFDIDGLGDRQIEYFYDLPEDDPLRIRAPADIFTLEERDAASELTKLKNREGYGETSAKNLFEAIEARRTIPLERVIFGLGIRHVGETTARALARAYGSWDAFEDAARKIAGGDEAAREDMDAIEDIGAAVVDAVARYFGEEHNLRMVEDLIAQLTVEDAERPAAESPFAGQTIVFTGSLERMSRDEAKAMADRLGAKASGSVSSKTDLVVAGPGAGSKLKKAEELGVEVIDEAEWFARTEGL